The genomic stretch ACCCAATGCTCGGCGCACCCAACCGTAGAAGTACTTCTTGCTAGTTGGACGATTCTTTACGATGTTGACATATCGGGCAATCTTTGCCACGGTAAACGATGCGATAAAGTGATCGGGGTCGAAGCTGTTGATCATTTGTACCGACTGATTGCCGATAACTCCGTCTTTATCGGCACCAACAACCAGCTGTGCTAATGAAGAGCTGGTGCTAACTCCTGCATTTACGGCAAAATCGAAAATAGATGTTGCCACTTCCTGATTGGTGAGCTCATCACCCTTAATTCTATCCCAGTAGTTAACCTCATAGAATGACCGTACCGCTTCTTGCAGATCTGAATCCTTATCGAGGTTCGCCGGAAAGCCCGATTGCTTCTTCAGCATATCAATATGAAGCCAGCCATCCCATTTGCTGTTCATCTTTCGGGCTACTCCCTTGTAGGTTTCGCCACCTGGATCGTCTGGATCGTTGACATATCCGCCTTCGTGGGATAAAACCCACTGTAGAGCCTGTTCGTAGTTTGCCATAGTTAGGTATATTTTATCTAGATTTGATATGTGTTAAAGTTAGTGAATAGTATTAAACAAAACAAATTGATGTATTTATGTTTAAGTAGATGTGGTAATGGCTATTATTTACCTATGTTGTCGTATTTCCAACTCTAGCTTTTATTGCTACTTTTGGCATGTAAGCATTTTTGAAATTCTATTTTAATCTTACAGTATAAGCGTTCTCGGGTATCCTTTTTATCTCGAGATAGGATTTGGAGTTCAAGGGTGCTTAAAGCTATTTTTTGTTTTACTTAAAGAGGATGCTGTTCTGCCGTTTGCGGGTGGGCTGCTTACCTGATATGCGATAAAAATATGAGGCTATTCTTAAGGGCTAGGCATTGGATGCTATTCCTGATGCTGATTGCCCCTTCGCTTATATGCGAAATGCTACCGCTTAACGAACTCGACTATAAATTTTCTAAGTCTATAGTACAGTCTGTTTTCTTATTGGTGATATCCTTATGGTGCTATAGCATAGCTTTATTCTTCAGAGGATATCTCGGTAAGAATGGCTTGAAGCAAAAGACCATTGTGGATTCTGCATTTGGCGTTTTGCTGCTATTTTTACTCTTTTACCCGTTAAGCCGCTTATACAATACCGAGGTTGAGGCAATATTGCCCTGGTGGCTTCTTGTTGGCTTTCAGATTTTACTGATAGCGCTATTCCTAGCAATGGTTTTCTTCGGAGCAAGAACGTTGGTAGCCTTAAGAAAAAAGGGGCGCGAAAATATCTTCGACATACTGTCGGAGATGCTCAACATTATATGGTTTCCCATTGGCATTTGGTGGATGCAGTGTAGGGTTAACCGCTACTACAGCGAGAAATGCGAAAAGCAGCAGGTTAACGAATCGGCTAGTAGTGGCTGTTGTATGTAGTATTTGCCGATGTTTTGATGGCTATGTTTTGATGCATGGCAATCGAATTATTCAAACACAGGGCGCTAATCGTATTAAACGTTACTATTTACATTTTATAGAGGGTATGAGGAACGAATTTTTGACGCAAAACGGCAAAATACACTTTTTAGATAGCCATATCGATATTAGCTATAGGAAAAGAGATGTTGTAATGCATATTACTCTGATTGTAGTTTATATTCTTTGGGGGGTAACTAAGCTTCTAGACTACCTAGATAAGGGAAGGCTTCTCGATTTTGTACTAGCGATCATGCTTTTGGCTGTAGCTATTGCTTTTATTATTCGTGTTTTTGCTCAAAATCGAAATAGGAATATTCCATATAGTATAGTAAAGCAAGTTGTTGTAAAGCTGCAGCGGTTTACTAGCAGGATAAAGCTTCGAATTGAATTAGACTGTTCGTTAAGTAAGATTGTTTACTTCGATTTGCACGAGTACACCCTAGTGGATATTAAGGATAACTTTATGGAGAAAGAAATTCCTGTTACTATTAAAGAATAGGTTGCCGAGTTGTTCCTATGCATCTATCCGATTAGCTTTTGCTGCAAGCTATGCTAGCTCGTTATGCTGCAAATGGCATATATCTCCCTTCTAAAAAGCCATAAGCGTAGCAGGTTGCTTGCATTTCTTTGTCTACTATCATTTAATGGCGGCTTTTGCGTACCATTTTGCCGCCCCATGGCTATTTGCTTATCCATGTTTTATCGCTTATTTTGCACAATATCTTAACCATTTAAGCATATGAATGAGCAGCAACCCCATACGGGCAATGGTAAGCTTAAGCGCGATTTAGGCCTTTGGGCAGCCACTGCAATTGTCATTGGGAATATGATAGGTTCGGGCATATTTACTGCGCCCCAGTCGCTAGCGGCAGCATCCAATCCCACATCGTCTATTATTGCTTGGCTAATCACATCTGTTGGATCGCTATTCCTTGCGCTTGTCTTTGGAAAGCTCGGAGCCCTTTACCCACGCTCGGGAGGTCCTATCGTTTACACCCGACTTGCTTATGGAGAGTTTGCCGCCTTTCTTATTGCGTGGACTTTCTGGATTGGAATGTGGGTAGGTAACGCCGCAATCATTACTGCCGTTGTCCGATACCTTACCATCTTCTTTCCTGCTTTAGGGACTAATGGCCTACTGGCATTTATTGTCTCCTCATCCATTCTATGGCTGTTCACGCTCATCAACCTGAAGGGCGTAAAGGAAGCCGGCTTTGTTGGAATCGTTACTACCGTTGCCAAGATCAGCGTTCTGATCGTTGTTATCGCTGTAGCCTTCTGGGGATTTAGCTTCGATAACTTCTATACGGTATCAGCTGCTGAGCTTAGCGGGTTTGGCTCTATCCCTGTTGCTGTTGCCATTACCTTATGGTCGTACATCGGGCTCGAGAGCGCATCGGTTACGGGGGGAGAGATAAAGAACCCGGCGCGGAATATTAAGCTGAGCACCATTCTCGGATTCTCCATAACCGCCGTTATCTACATTCTTACCAGCTTTGCCGCCATGGGGGCGATGCCTCAAAGCGAGCTGGCCAATTCTACTGCCCCCATGTCCGATATCATCAACCGCATTAGCGGAGGAACCTGGGGCGGATGGTTTATGGCGTTGGGCGTGATTGTTGCTGCTGGTGGGGCAACCTCGGGATGGATTCTCACCACCGCACGAAGCTCGTTTGCAGCAGGAGAGGAGAAACTCTTTCCTTCGTTCTTTGCGAGGGTTCATAAGCGCTATTCTACGCCTTCGGTATCGCTCATTGTTTCGGGCGTATTGGCCAATGTGCTGTTGAGCCTTAACTACGTGCTCTCGCTTACCGATGCGTTCAACTTTATGATACTACTGGCCACGCTTGCCTTTCTTCCTGCCTACAGCTTTAGCGCTGCTGCTCAAATTCTTCTTACGAATACCGAGGAGAAATCGTGGCGAAAGCTGCTTAAGGCTTCCATTATTCCGCTCTTAGCCTTTATCTACTGCGTTTATACCACCTATGCCGCGGGCGCCGAAGTGGCCATGTACACC from Acetobacteroides hydrogenigenes encodes the following:
- a CDS encoding glycoside hydrolase family 108 protein, producing the protein MANYEQALQWVLSHEGGYVNDPDDPGGETYKGVARKMNSKWDGWLHIDMLKKQSGFPANLDKDSDLQEAVRSFYEVNYWDRIKGDELTNQEVATSIFDFAVNAGVSTSSSLAQLVVGADKDGVIGNQSVQMINSFDPDHFIASFTVAKIARYVNIVKNRPTSKKYFYGWVRRALGEN
- a CDS encoding amino acid permease translates to MNEQQPHTGNGKLKRDLGLWAATAIVIGNMIGSGIFTAPQSLAAASNPTSSIIAWLITSVGSLFLALVFGKLGALYPRSGGPIVYTRLAYGEFAAFLIAWTFWIGMWVGNAAIITAVVRYLTIFFPALGTNGLLAFIVSSSILWLFTLINLKGVKEAGFVGIVTTVAKISVLIVVIAVAFWGFSFDNFYTVSAAELSGFGSIPVAVAITLWSYIGLESASVTGGEIKNPARNIKLSTILGFSITAVIYILTSFAAMGAMPQSELANSTAPMSDIINRISGGTWGGWFMALGVIVAAGGATSGWILTTARSSFAAGEEKLFPSFFARVHKRYSTPSVSLIVSGVLANVLLSLNYVLSLTDAFNFMILLATLAFLPAYSFSAAAQILLTNTEEKSWRKLLKASIIPLLAFIYCVYTTYAAGAEVAMYTFILMLLGIPVFVVMRLQNRR